One window of Peteryoungia desertarenae genomic DNA carries:
- a CDS encoding SPOR domain-containing protein, translating to MVQKQAAYSSRAQGESFADDDPLAELARIVGFDQPQQRAPEPEREELPAAAPQEAEFNLEDELLREFSDYNPPVTVTPPVSRVAAEPQRAPEPARIEPDYREFSGIDDEPFDMGLSVADAYDQPEAQSARPADQDAPAFDLADELEFAVGEPEMPAEQPFDNSFANYKVAEPEAELPRPVQAPEQRLHLPLANFSVQPPRRIDHVVEPQPAAEIAPISAMELTPSSAPKAPEALVEKSLPQPGSSGEAFDPFARVSPAPVLSAPVDIELPSVASARQAAVAAPAEPFDFAAFTAERAQARAAEPLVAPVSSSRQEPDFGFSFDDEFGAEPEYRQPGRELETRQASTVVADDRSAEGADPFLDDGFDPFVDHEFDLQLDELDLDLSDIEDEARAENPKPQAVSAPVTAPLAATRSTEPDWMDDLLREATAPVAPLANNMQAASAEQRGETYTGERAPTVFQTPIATAATGQLAGGLAATAAIGAASPSAPAGLQSPQMQAAPINAPGEPSFGFDPTEISEQDEMVESFSGMDVPEVPVPEPKQSAPVSNDYDFDLDAELATLFNEPVVAEPSVAPLAAAATVTPLAVNAAKPHAAPKIDDFDAFEKALEDDLKSSMSFAKEDSGLRRGHIAITSDGSAARARKIKTGLLATAAAVVVVVAAGGVYAWLTGSTAPGGSGEPIVIAADKDPIKIVPDDPGGKAVPNQDKAVYDRVAGAPIEDPQQENLISSNEEPIDVVQRTLIPETVPLAENDEAILRSTPVGDTEDPRLLPGVGDPTANAAEEDVTIAPRRVRTMIVRPDGTLVAQEVPAEAPAQAAPSEPATNVLAAPSLPSPEDSAAARAAVLAEVTEGEATPNAVAPTSSNNGATPIPTTRPADQPVNVVGTVTDQGNLRPSQQPVETAAAAPAQAAAQVSNPGGFVIQIASLPSEADAQRSYQSLSSRYASIIGGRGVDFQRAEIAGKGTYFRVRIPAGTREQAVALCEQYRSAGGSCIVAR from the coding sequence ATGGTACAAAAACAGGCCGCATACAGCAGTCGAGCACAGGGTGAAAGCTTCGCGGACGATGATCCGTTGGCGGAGCTTGCGCGCATTGTCGGCTTCGACCAGCCGCAGCAGCGCGCGCCTGAGCCGGAGCGGGAAGAGCTGCCGGCGGCTGCGCCTCAGGAGGCGGAGTTCAATCTCGAAGATGAGCTGCTCAGAGAGTTCTCGGATTACAATCCTCCCGTCACAGTGACTCCGCCAGTGTCGCGCGTGGCGGCGGAGCCTCAAAGGGCTCCGGAGCCGGCAAGGATCGAGCCGGACTACCGGGAATTTTCTGGCATCGACGATGAGCCGTTTGATATGGGTTTGTCGGTGGCGGACGCCTATGATCAGCCCGAGGCTCAAAGTGCACGGCCAGCTGACCAGGATGCTCCCGCTTTCGATCTTGCCGATGAGCTGGAATTTGCAGTTGGCGAGCCGGAGATGCCGGCCGAGCAACCGTTCGACAACAGTTTCGCGAATTACAAAGTTGCGGAGCCGGAGGCAGAGCTTCCCCGACCGGTTCAGGCGCCCGAGCAGCGACTGCATTTGCCCTTGGCCAATTTCTCCGTGCAGCCGCCGCGTCGGATCGACCACGTTGTTGAGCCGCAGCCTGCCGCAGAGATCGCGCCAATTTCAGCCATGGAGCTGACACCAAGTTCAGCTCCGAAGGCTCCGGAAGCTCTCGTAGAGAAAAGCCTTCCTCAGCCGGGTTCTTCTGGTGAGGCTTTCGACCCATTTGCGCGCGTTTCGCCTGCTCCGGTGCTGTCGGCTCCTGTCGATATTGAGCTGCCATCGGTAGCGTCGGCACGTCAGGCCGCAGTTGCTGCCCCTGCCGAACCCTTCGATTTCGCTGCCTTCACAGCCGAGCGTGCCCAGGCTAGAGCCGCAGAACCTCTGGTGGCGCCGGTGTCCTCATCCCGTCAGGAGCCGGATTTCGGCTTCTCCTTTGACGATGAGTTTGGCGCCGAGCCGGAGTATCGCCAGCCAGGGCGGGAATTGGAGACCAGGCAGGCTTCAACAGTTGTTGCCGACGACCGGTCAGCCGAGGGCGCTGATCCTTTTCTCGATGATGGCTTCGATCCGTTCGTGGATCACGAATTCGACCTGCAACTCGACGAGTTGGATCTCGATCTCTCCGATATCGAGGACGAGGCTCGTGCCGAGAACCCGAAGCCGCAGGCGGTTTCAGCTCCTGTTACCGCTCCCCTGGCCGCAACTCGATCCACCGAACCCGATTGGATGGACGATCTCCTGCGCGAGGCGACCGCTCCCGTCGCGCCCCTCGCCAACAACATGCAGGCTGCCTCCGCTGAGCAACGCGGCGAAACATACACGGGTGAAAGAGCGCCAACGGTGTTCCAGACCCCGATAGCCACAGCGGCAACGGGTCAGCTTGCAGGCGGTCTTGCCGCCACGGCCGCGATTGGTGCGGCCTCGCCTTCTGCGCCAGCAGGCCTTCAGTCTCCTCAGATGCAGGCGGCTCCGATCAATGCTCCTGGTGAGCCTTCATTCGGTTTCGACCCGACTGAAATCTCCGAACAGGATGAGATGGTGGAGAGCTTCTCGGGGATGGATGTGCCGGAGGTGCCGGTTCCAGAGCCCAAGCAGTCGGCTCCCGTGTCGAACGATTATGACTTTGATCTGGATGCAGAGCTCGCAACGCTTTTCAACGAGCCCGTGGTCGCTGAGCCAAGTGTTGCGCCCCTGGCCGCTGCGGCGACAGTGACACCGCTTGCCGTCAATGCAGCGAAACCACATGCGGCTCCGAAGATCGATGATTTTGATGCCTTCGAAAAGGCGCTTGAGGACGACCTGAAATCCTCCATGAGTTTTGCCAAGGAAGACTCGGGTCTCCGTCGCGGCCACATTGCCATCACCAGTGACGGAAGCGCTGCCCGCGCCCGGAAAATCAAGACGGGTCTGCTCGCAACGGCGGCAGCTGTGGTCGTCGTGGTGGCAGCCGGCGGCGTCTATGCCTGGTTGACCGGATCCACAGCGCCCGGCGGCTCTGGCGAGCCAATCGTGATCGCTGCAGACAAGGACCCGATCAAGATCGTTCCCGATGATCCAGGTGGCAAGGCAGTCCCGAACCAGGACAAGGCGGTCTATGATCGAGTGGCCGGTGCCCCTATTGAGGATCCCCAACAGGAAAACCTGATCTCTTCCAATGAAGAGCCGATTGATGTGGTCCAGCGGACGTTGATCCCCGAGACAGTCCCGCTGGCCGAAAATGACGAGGCCATCCTGCGTTCAACGCCCGTTGGTGACACGGAAGATCCGCGTTTGCTGCCTGGTGTCGGCGATCCGACTGCCAATGCTGCCGAAGAGGATGTGACAATTGCACCGCGTCGTGTTCGCACAATGATCGTGCGGCCAGATGGTACACTGGTGGCGCAGGAAGTGCCTGCCGAAGCTCCTGCCCAGGCGGCACCCAGCGAGCCCGCGACGAATGTCCTTGCTGCTCCAAGCCTGCCCAGCCCGGAGGACAGTGCCGCCGCCCGTGCTGCTGTTCTGGCCGAGGTGACGGAGGGAGAGGCAACGCCAAATGCAGTCGCGCCAACGTCGTCAAACAATGGTGCAACACCAATACCGACCACGCGCCCGGCCGACCAACCCGTCAATGTCGTCGGAACCGTGACGGATCAAGGCAATCTGCGCCCAAGCCAGCAGCCGGTGGAAACGGCAGCGGCGGCTCCGGCTCAAGCGGCAGCACAGGTCTCCAATCCGGGCGGTTTCGTGATCCAGATTGCGTCCCTTCCTTCGGAAGCCGATGCGCAGCGATCCTACCAGTCGCTGTCAAGCCGCTATGCGAGTATCATTGGTGGTCGCGGTGTGGATTTCCAGCGGGCAGAGATTGCAGGCAAGGGAACCTATTTCCGTGTCCGGATCCCCGCTGGCACGCGTGAACAGGCAGTCGCCCTTTGCGAGCAATACCGGTCGGCGGGCGGTAGCTGCATTGTCGCGCGCTGA
- the nagZ gene encoding beta-N-acetylhexosaminidase gives MTHAKAMILGCLGQRLTNDEKAFYRDEQPWGFIVFSRNLAEPQQIRDLVAEMRDCVGGRNAPVLIDQEGGRVQRIREPIAPRYPSGADIGTLFKLDEEKGLRAAWIMSRLHAFDLRALGINVDCLPVLDVPIPGASNVIGNRAYSGDPAIVARIGQAAADGLKAGGVLPVMKHIPGHGRGMADSHHELPVVTVPREDLEAHDFVPFRALRKELMAMSCHVVYTAIDRDNPATASRIVTDEIIRGSIGFEGLLMSDDISMNALRGTMAERAQRLSAVLDVVLHCHGHMDEMQAVAAAAPLLSGRTLQRALAVEAAFGDPDDADEAALRAEFSSLMAVA, from the coding sequence ATGACCCACGCAAAAGCCATGATCCTCGGCTGCCTCGGGCAGCGTCTCACAAATGACGAAAAAGCATTTTACCGGGACGAACAGCCCTGGGGCTTCATCGTCTTTTCGCGCAATCTTGCCGAACCGCAGCAGATCCGCGATCTGGTCGCGGAGATGCGGGATTGTGTCGGTGGGCGCAATGCGCCTGTTTTGATCGACCAGGAAGGTGGGCGCGTGCAGCGCATACGCGAGCCGATTGCGCCGCGCTACCCGTCTGGCGCCGACATTGGCACGCTTTTCAAGCTCGACGAAGAAAAGGGCCTGCGGGCAGCCTGGATCATGTCGCGATTGCACGCCTTTGATCTTCGGGCTCTTGGCATCAATGTGGATTGTCTGCCGGTGCTCGACGTTCCAATCCCCGGCGCAAGCAATGTGATTGGCAATCGAGCCTATTCAGGGGATCCGGCCATCGTCGCGCGCATCGGGCAGGCTGCTGCGGATGGACTGAAAGCGGGAGGGGTGTTACCGGTGATGAAACACATTCCCGGTCATGGACGCGGCATGGCTGATTCCCACCACGAACTACCAGTCGTGACGGTACCGCGTGAGGATCTGGAAGCCCATGATTTCGTGCCGTTCAGGGCGCTGCGGAAGGAACTCATGGCCATGAGTTGCCATGTCGTGTACACCGCCATTGATCGTGACAATCCGGCCACTGCATCGCGGATTGTAACAGACGAGATCATCCGTGGTTCCATAGGCTTCGAGGGCTTGCTGATGTCGGACGATATCTCGATGAATGCTCTGAGGGGCACGATGGCGGAGCGGGCGCAGCGCCTGTCAGCCGTGCTGGATGTGGTGCTCCATTGCCATGGCCATATGGACGAAATGCAGGCAGTCGCTGCCGCCGCCCCGCTGCTTTCCGGGCGCACCCTCCAGCGGGCGCTGGCTGTCGAGGCGGCCTTCGGCGATCCGGATGATGCCGACGAAGCAGCCCTTCGTGCCGAATTCTCCAGCTTGATGGCGGTTGCGTGA
- a CDS encoding segregation and condensation protein A, with protein sequence MSRGPVQPTVLKRAGGPEVATPMDSLWQDVSSERASGEPALLIDVAGFEGPLDLLLFLARNQKVDLARISVLALAEQYLQFIESARRIRLELAADYLVMAAWLAYLKSRLLIPQQTKDEGPSGEEMAATLAFRLKRLEAIREAATRLVNRNRLGRDVFVRGAPEHVPTQSNNAYDASLYDLLTAYAALRQRQAVTQVTIERRRVWSLTDARQILTRMIGEIGDWTALDHYLLRFLPSPEERVTAIASAFAASLELVREGRLEMRQERAFDPIFLRSGPKAEALKQVD encoded by the coding sequence ATGAGCCGAGGTCCGGTCCAGCCGACAGTGTTGAAGCGCGCCGGCGGGCCGGAGGTGGCAACGCCCATGGACAGCCTTTGGCAGGATGTGAGCAGTGAACGCGCCAGCGGCGAACCTGCTCTTCTCATCGATGTTGCCGGTTTCGAAGGACCGCTCGACCTGTTGCTGTTTCTGGCACGAAATCAAAAGGTGGATCTTGCCCGCATTTCCGTGCTGGCGCTCGCCGAGCAATATCTCCAGTTCATCGAGAGCGCACGCCGCATCCGGCTCGAACTGGCGGCGGACTACCTCGTCATGGCCGCCTGGCTTGCCTATCTCAAGTCGCGTCTGCTGATCCCGCAGCAAACGAAGGACGAGGGGCCATCAGGGGAGGAAATGGCTGCAACGCTGGCCTTCCGTCTGAAACGGCTTGAAGCGATCCGCGAGGCCGCGACACGTCTCGTCAATCGCAACCGCCTTGGACGCGATGTCTTCGTCCGCGGGGCCCCCGAACATGTGCCGACACAGTCCAACAACGCCTATGACGCAAGTCTCTATGACCTCCTGACCGCCTATGCGGCACTTCGCCAGCGGCAAGCGGTCACGCAGGTGACGATCGAGCGCCGACGGGTATGGTCTTTGACGGATGCGCGCCAGATCCTGACCCGCATGATCGGCGAAATCGGTGACTGGACGGCGCTTGATCACTATCTGCTGCGTTTCCTGCCGAGCCCGGAGGAGAGGGTGACAGCCATTGCCAGCGCCTTTGCCGCTTCGCTCGAACTGGTGCGGGAAGGACGCCTGGAGATGCGCCAGGAGCGTGCATTCGACCCAATCTTCTTGCGCAGCGGGCCAAAAGCCGAAGCCCTGAAACAGGTCGATTGA
- the scpB gene encoding SMC-Scp complex subunit ScpB: MAVEIPDTTPGGDEQPSVSNHAVLSEHQIREATRIVEALVFASAEPVSTAFLAERLPRNADVHAILLHLKQDYAARGVNLVQVEDCWAFRTAADLSFAIRKEETEVKKLSRAALEVLAIIAYHQPVTRAEIEDIRGVQTSKGTLDVLMEAGWVRFRGRRRTPGRPVTIGTTRDFLDHFGLEELRDLPGLEELKGAGLLQGRIPANFNIPLPSDFDALAEDEDPITQLDLEELGLLTPGGEADE; encoded by the coding sequence ATGGCAGTCGAGATCCCCGATACAACGCCCGGCGGCGATGAGCAGCCTTCCGTCAGCAATCATGCGGTGCTCAGCGAGCATCAAATTCGTGAAGCCACCCGTATTGTGGAAGCGCTGGTCTTTGCCTCTGCTGAGCCCGTCTCCACCGCATTCCTTGCGGAGCGACTGCCGCGCAATGCCGATGTGCATGCCATTCTGCTGCACCTCAAACAGGATTATGCGGCGCGTGGCGTCAATCTCGTGCAGGTGGAGGATTGCTGGGCGTTTCGCACGGCTGCGGATCTCTCCTTTGCCATTCGCAAAGAAGAAACAGAGGTCAAGAAGCTGTCACGCGCGGCGCTCGAAGTGCTCGCCATCATCGCCTATCATCAGCCGGTGACCCGGGCCGAAATCGAGGACATCCGTGGTGTCCAGACATCCAAGGGTACGCTCGATGTCCTGATGGAGGCGGGATGGGTCCGCTTCAGGGGGCGCAGGCGCACACCTGGTCGCCCGGTCACCATTGGGACCACCCGTGATTTCCTCGACCATTTTGGGCTTGAGGAACTGCGAGATCTGCCTGGTCTCGAAGAGTTGAAGGGGGCAGGACTGCTCCAGGGTCGCATCCCGGCAAACTTCAATATTCCCCTGCCATCGGATTTTGATGCGCTCGCCGAGGATGAAGACCCGATTACACAGCTCGATCTCGAGGAGCTTGGCCTATTGACACCGGGTGGTGAAGCGGACGAATAG
- a CDS encoding ABC transporter ATP-binding protein, which yields MNSAIPSRKNGQLTAGVTFAARLTFEHIRHSYYGRETIRDVSLTAEPGEVLCLLGPSGSGKTTLLRIAAGVETQTGGRLLINDREMAGPNAFVPPEKRGVGLMFQDFALFPHMTVLNNVRFGLTAMAAKEAVSEAMHALERVGLSHYADKYPHALSGGEQQRVALARALAPRPSVLLMDEPFSGLDSRLKDNVRADTLAILRESRATAIVVTHDAEEAMRMADRIALLRDGQLIQVGTADDLYRRPKDLFAAAFFSEINEFSGVVQGGLVETPLGTANAAGMGEGRDVSVAVRLSGLAVSPDAGAIPARIISRRFLGVVELLDLAIPGTERPVRSRIRADMLPPGLRDVTISVDPKDILVFEKS from the coding sequence ATGAATTCAGCCATACCGAGCAGAAAGAATGGGCAGTTGACCGCAGGCGTGACCTTCGCGGCACGCCTCACATTCGAACATATCCGGCACAGCTATTACGGTCGTGAGACGATCCGGGATGTGTCACTGACCGCCGAGCCGGGCGAGGTGCTCTGTCTGCTCGGGCCGTCCGGCTCTGGTAAGACGACCCTGCTTCGAATAGCCGCAGGCGTGGAAACACAGACCGGCGGTCGACTGTTGATCAATGACCGCGAGATGGCCGGCCCGAATGCCTTCGTGCCCCCCGAAAAACGAGGCGTCGGTCTGATGTTTCAGGACTTCGCCCTGTTCCCGCACATGACGGTGCTCAACAATGTCCGCTTCGGCCTGACGGCCATGGCCGCGAAAGAGGCTGTTTCAGAAGCCATGCATGCGCTGGAGCGCGTTGGTCTCAGCCATTATGCCGACAAGTATCCGCACGCGCTTTCTGGTGGCGAGCAGCAGCGGGTGGCGCTGGCTCGGGCGCTTGCCCCACGTCCCAGCGTGCTCCTGATGGACGAGCCTTTTTCCGGTCTCGATTCGCGGCTGAAGGACAATGTCAGGGCCGATACACTGGCGATCTTGCGGGAGAGCCGGGCGACGGCGATCGTCGTCACCCATGATGCGGAGGAGGCGATGCGCATGGCGGACCGTATCGCGCTGCTCCGGGACGGCCAACTGATACAGGTCGGCACGGCCGACGATCTTTATCGTCGGCCAAAGGATCTTTTTGCTGCGGCTTTCTTTTCGGAAATCAATGAGTTTTCGGGTGTTGTACAAGGCGGGTTGGTCGAGACGCCGCTTGGAACTGCCAATGCTGCGGGTATGGGCGAGGGCAGGGATGTCTCCGTGGCCGTGCGTCTGTCAGGTCTTGCGGTAAGTCCTGATGCTGGTGCAATTCCGGCCCGTATCATATCCCGGCGGTTTCTCGGTGTTGTGGAATTGCTCGATCTTGCCATACCGGGCACCGAGCGTCCGGTTCGTTCACGCATACGTGCGGACATGCTGCCTCCCGGTCTAAGGGATGTTACCATCAGCGTTGATCCTAAAGACATTTTGGTGTTTGAAAAAAGCTGA
- a CDS encoding twin-arginine translocase TatA/TatE family subunit, with the protein MGTFSIWHWLIVLVIILLLFGRGKIPDLMGDLAKGIKSFKKGMSDDDNDATQTNKTVDHKPDETK; encoded by the coding sequence ATGGGTACTTTTAGCATTTGGCACTGGCTGATCGTTCTGGTCATCATCCTGCTGCTGTTTGGTCGCGGCAAGATTCCGGATCTGATGGGTGATCTGGCCAAGGGCATCAAAAGCTTCAAGAAGGGCATGTCGGACGACGACAATGATGCCACCCAGACCAACAAGACGGTTGATCACAAGCCCGACGAAACCAAGTAA
- the tatC gene encoding twin-arginine translocase subunit TatC — translation MSGDVEDKPQPLVEHLIELRSRLIWALGAFFVAFIVCFAFAKDLFNFLVVPYKWAVGWAGLDVTKTELIYTAPQEFFFTQIKVAAFGAMVIAFPVIASQLYKFVAPGLYKNERQAFLPFLIASPLLFLLGASLVYFFFTPMVMWFFLTMQQAPGEGEVAISLMPKVSEYLSLIMTLVFSFGLVFQLPVVTTLLARVGILESQWLADKRKYFIVVAFIVAAVLTPPDPLSQIGLALPTILLYEVGIYAARLVERRRSAEAQAKADEADLPAE, via the coding sequence ATGAGCGGCGATGTAGAAGACAAGCCGCAGCCGCTGGTCGAGCATCTGATCGAGCTGCGCTCGCGTCTGATCTGGGCGCTCGGGGCGTTCTTCGTCGCGTTCATCGTCTGCTTCGCCTTTGCGAAAGATCTGTTCAATTTCCTGGTTGTCCCATACAAATGGGCGGTTGGCTGGGCCGGTCTGGATGTGACCAAGACTGAACTGATTTACACCGCGCCGCAGGAATTCTTCTTCACGCAGATTAAAGTTGCCGCTTTCGGCGCCATGGTGATCGCCTTCCCTGTGATCGCCTCGCAGCTCTACAAGTTCGTCGCACCGGGTCTCTACAAGAATGAGCGCCAGGCTTTTCTGCCGTTTCTGATCGCTTCACCGCTTCTCTTCCTGCTTGGCGCGTCGCTTGTCTATTTCTTCTTCACGCCCATGGTCATGTGGTTCTTCCTGACGATGCAACAGGCGCCCGGTGAGGGTGAGGTGGCAATCTCGCTGATGCCCAAGGTGTCCGAGTATCTCAGCCTGATCATGACGCTCGTTTTTTCCTTCGGTTTGGTGTTCCAGTTGCCGGTGGTGACGACGCTTCTTGCCCGTGTGGGCATTCTCGAAAGCCAATGGCTTGCCGACAAGCGCAAGTATTTCATTGTCGTGGCCTTCATCGTTGCGGCTGTTCTGACGCCGCCTGATCCGCTCTCCCAGATCGGTCTTGCCTTGCCGACTATCCTTCTCTACGAGGTAGGCATCTATGCTGCACGACTCGTGGAGCGGCGTCGTTCTGCCGAAGCGCAGGCCAAGGCGGACGAGGCTGATCTGCCGGCGGAATGA